The segment CACCACATTGATGGAGGGCTTGTGGGTCATGGAGAGAATTTCCTGAATCTCCGGCAACTGACGCAGGCTTTCCGGTAGATGATTCGCCAGATTCTCGATGCCCATGCGCAGCGTCTGATTCTCTTCCAGCAGGTTCAGGTGCTCACCGGCGCGGCTGGAGTACTGAATATCCTTCTCTCTCAGCTGAGCTTCCTGAAGAGTCTCAGGCACCTTGCCATCGGAGCTCCACAGGTCGATGACGTAGCAGTTGACCACTGTCTCTCCATGTGGGTGCTCAGCCAGTACCCAACTGACAGGCGTATTGGAGTAGAGGCCGCCGTCCCAATAGGCCTCGCCATCGATCCAGACCGGCGGGAAGGAGGGTGGTAGTGCGCCACTGGCGAGAATATGGCGATGGTCCAGCGCTTCATGCGATGAATCGAAATAACGCAGGGCACCACTGCCGATGTTGACCGCACCTACCGACAGACGCACGTTCTCAGGATGGCGGGCATCGAGACGCTCGAAGTCCACCAATCGATTGAGCGTATCGCCCAGTGGCTCTGTGTCGTAAAGGCTGGGAGGCTCGCCGAAGAAGCTCTGCCACAAGGGCACTGTCCACAGTGGGCGTGGGCGGAAGAATCCCGGAATGCCGAATACCATCGCCGAGGTGCGCGCAACGCTGCGCTCCCAGGGGTGGAAGGCCGCGCCCATGCTGGTGGCGGGTTGGGCAATGCCGTACCAGAATTTTTCCAGCGCGAGCAAGCGCTCGCCATCCGGATTACCGGCGATCAGTGCACCATTGATGGCGCCGACGGACGTGCCAACGACCCAGTCAGGCTGAATGCCGGCCTCGGTGAGCGCCTCGAATACGCCTATCTGATATGCCCCCAATGCCCCGCCGCCCTGGAGTACCAGAATATTGAGTGCGTCGGCACAGAAGTCGCAGGATGTATCACGCATGAAACCTTCTCCTCTCCGGCAGCGCCGCTAGTCCCGGTAGGGTATTGCCTTCGCGGATGCCTCTTTCACGTAGCATCTTGGCGGTGACGATAGGGATATATCGTCATTTATTGTGCGCTGCAGCATGTGGTTGTCAGCATAGCACGGCTAACGCGAATGTCGCGGTGTTGATAGAGGTCGCTTGGGTCTGCCAGCCAGTGTTAGCCACACCAGCCGCTCAGCCATTGGTCGGCTGCTAGCAGCAGCAGGGCATAGCGCGCGCCCTTGGCGATCACGATCAATACCACGCTCTTCCACCATGCAAGTCGGAAGACTCCCGCCAGCACGGTCAGCGGATCGCCGATGATGGGGGCCCAGCTGATCAGCAAACTCCAGGCACCGAAGCGTCGATACCAGAGCGTGCCGCGTGCCAATGCTCGACGCGATACCGGAAACCAGCGCTTCGTCCGCAGGCGCCGTGCACCGCGCCCCATTGCGACGTTGATCAGGCTGCCGAGAGTATTGCCCAGCGTGGCTGCAGCCCACAGGAGCCATGGTGTGTGTCCTTGGTACCAGAGGCCGGCCAGTGCTGCTTCTGATCCGCCGGGCAGCAAGGTGGCACTGGCGAGCGCGATCAATGCCAGTGACAGTAGCGATGTGACTTCATCCATCTGTGACTTCATCCATCTGTGAGTCTTCCACTGGTCACGGCATGAGAGCGATCATGGTGGCTTTCTTCCCCGTCCAGCTCGGGTATGCTGGTCGCATGTCCATGCCATTTTCCGGGAGCTTCTTGCATGCTTATTCCGTGCGTCCTGACGATTGCGGGTTCTGACCCTTCGGGAGGAGCTGGTATTCAGGCCGACCTCAAGACATTCTCTGCACTGGGCGCTTACGGGGCCAGTGTGATCACTGCGCTCACCGCTCAGAATACCTGTGGTGTACGCAGTGTAGAGGCCGTATCGCGCGAGTTCATTGCCGCGCAGCTGGATGCCGTACTCGATGACCTTGATATCCGAGCCGTCAAGATTGGCATGATTGCAGACCCGCTGGTCGCGGAAATGCTGGCGGATCGTCTGCTCCAGCGTCGGCCACCCTGGATCGTGCTAGACCCGGTTCTGGTCGCCAAGAGCGGCGATGCATTGGTCAATGACGCGGCTATCAACGCCGTGGCCAAATATCTGGTACCGCTTGCAGACATCATTACGCCTAATCTGCACGAGGCTGCGGTACTGTTGGGAGAGCGTCGTCTGATTGGCCGCAGTGACATGCCAGTGGCCGCACGTGAGTTGCGCGCGAGAGGCGCGAAGGCGGTATTGATCAAGGGTG is part of the Cobetia sp. L2A1 genome and harbors:
- the thiD gene encoding bifunctional hydroxymethylpyrimidine kinase/phosphomethylpyrimidine kinase, which gives rise to MLIPCVLTIAGSDPSGGAGIQADLKTFSALGAYGASVITALTAQNTCGVRSVEAVSREFIAAQLDAVLDDLDIRAVKIGMIADPLVAEMLADRLLQRRPPWIVLDPVLVAKSGDALVNDAAINAVAKYLVPLADIITPNLHEAAVLLGERRLIGRSDMPVAARELRARGAKAVLIKGGALEGQACDDLLVSDAGEQWLCAPRIETDNLHGTGCSMSSAITTRLAQGRSLPQAVEEAREWLLGALRASDQLSVGKGRGPVHHFHALW
- a CDS encoding YqaA family protein, whose translation is MDEVTSLLSLALIALASATLLPGGSEAALAGLWYQGHTPWLLWAAATLGNTLGSLINVAMGRGARRLRTKRWFPVSRRALARGTLWYRRFGAWSLLISWAPIIGDPLTVLAGVFRLAWWKSVVLIVIAKGARYALLLLAADQWLSGWCG
- a CDS encoding patatin-like phospholipase family protein, yielding MRDTSCDFCADALNILVLQGGGALGAYQIGVFEALTEAGIQPDWVVGTSVGAINGALIAGNPDGERLLALEKFWYGIAQPATSMGAAFHPWERSVARTSAMVFGIPGFFRPRPLWTVPLWQSFFGEPPSLYDTEPLGDTLNRLVDFERLDARHPENVRLSVGAVNIGSGALRYFDSSHEALDHRHILASGALPPSFPPVWIDGEAYWDGGLYSNTPVSWVLAEHPHGETVVNCYVIDLWSSDGKVPETLQEAQLREKDIQYSSRAGEHLNLLEENQTLRMGIENLANHLPESLRQLPEIQEILSMTHKPSINVVRLLAAARPGETSLKDIDFSRATIDARRGSGYADMHEVLSRCSQFAPLPYNIGVVVRNFTRNAEGELVSLSTQEASHVVGESDDDQPAQAVGR